agcaatttcatgaacaaaaaccctagcaaccaAATGGAAAAATTATAACCTTGATTTGATTTCTCATTTATCAATGATGGTGACTGGAGAATAAGTTGATTTAGTCCATAAGAGTGGCCTTGAGTAATTGCCGATGGCAAGTGCCAAAGATAGTAagtaaatcaaatcaaagaagGAGAGAGTATAAGTTATTTCACGAAATCAAAGATCTCTTTACAtcccataaaatttacaataaagaagaaaatctctctatagattaagaaacacaatataataaaattaaaaagagaaaattttcggaggacaaaatattatagataatttaaaagatttttggtttaattcctgaacaccgcaactccataaaattcatactaataataatattttatgattgcACAGACTATTTTTTTAGAGTGTTTGATCTCAATATTGGCGTGCATTTAATCTTTCACTAAAAGCAAAGGGAAGTAGATCATGTGCATACATCTTTATGAGCAATTTTTGGCAGTCAGGCGTAACAAACGTGTAACCATTTTGTCCTATTCCTACCATCTAAGAACATATCCTCTCTTATAAGTTGATGATGCCAAGTTTTAACatatcctctcctttttttttttctttttttttctccaaagaaataaaaggacttTAAAGACATGTCCAATTTGTTAAAATGCAAGTGCTTCAAGCCATAGAAcgatttaatgaaaattgcaactccatgaattgaatttgcaaaTGGTATTAACTATTGGCTATTAATGCGATTATTAAGCCATACCATATTGAACATGTTTctctatcaaaatatataaacaaactaaccttacaaaagttgaactttataagctaaaatctatattGTGAGTTGtggatcttgaatgctatactaTTCGTTTAGGGcatcctacatctggagagagagagagtttgcagaaaccaaagaaaatctctctatagcttaagaaacataatatactaaaatcaaagagataaaattttcggaggacaaaatattatagataatttaaaagaattttggtataattcttgaacaccacaactccataaaattcatactaataataatattttatgatagcgcagttagaattttggtttaattcttgaacattgaattggaaattgattatatgagtattcaatggtgaacaaagtactatgtattaattaatatataaacaaaactaaccttacaaaagctgaactttataagctaaaatctatatcGTGCactgtagatcttgaatgctttagggcttcctacgtctgaagagagagagtttgcagaaaccgtggctttatatttcttaatttgagagaggggtaaggttgctagggttttgttgatcttgaatgctttagggcttcctacgtctggagagagagagagtttgcagaaaccgtggctttatatttcttaacttgagagaggggtaaggttgctagggttttgaggagttataattttttttttaaatattgtgctaacatggaaaattgtggtgccagcaaaggtttcggttttatatagatatatagattaatcttgataattttgaaaaaattgacaattatgaggtacaacatttttaaattattcacTAGTAGTCACTAGGAATGAAAAGTCTTGCTTTACCAATTGTGTGCTTATCTCCCAATTTTGGCCCCAAAATTGCACGACATTTGAATCCAACCGGTATTAGAATCCTTGATTCTGACGTTAGATAAatcttcaaataaaaaaaagattttaaagcTTAAACAATCTTAAAGTTTATTTGCATATATTAGTCAAGAAAGACAAAACTCGGTATGGATTATGGACCAATGTAGATTTTTCAAGGACACATAAATGATAAATCCCATTAAACTGACAACTCCCCCATGAATGAGTCACTACATTTACGTCCACAATACCAAAAATCAAATAGATATATATCTTTATTCacttaatttattgataataaaatacaaatcacATGATGCAAGTGAGTTTAGACCACATTGCCATTTTTCCCATAAGTAGTACAAGCTTATAAATCAAGTAATCAACTAGTAATAGTAAAGGACAGAATGAATGCTAGTGatgaatttctaaaaattaatcgTTGCAGAATAACTTTGACCAAATTGCCAATTAGGAGGTGCAGCATTATCAAACTCCAATGTTTTTCCATCACTAGTAGTCGCTTGGAATGACAAGCTTTGTCCTACCAACTGTGTGCCAGTATGCCAATTTTGGCCCCAATTGCGAGACATTTGAATCCAATCGGTATTAGAGCCCTTGACTTTGACATCAGAAATATCCCCAGCTCCTCCAACATTGTACAACAACACAAGCAAAAAATATGGATTTCCTGTTATCTGGAACTTGACTCCTCCTTGCTTAGTGCATGGGACTCGGCGATACTTAAAAGGCACAATCCCAGCTTTATATTGTGCAATTTTTGtgaatgttaaatatattattaacaacgcgatgtgttatactGTGTTGTGTATATtagagtagatgcggaagaggaagcatagaataggaacacCAAGAACACGaaagttacgtggttcagccttgacgACCTACATCCACGGAGAAATCCCTTAAGGgttacatttttattatataagagtgtagtacaataacctgtaTTACAATGAGtcataacatgagtatatataggcgactaaaccctagactactagtacaagcaggactAGGCTTGGgtctattacattgggctaatatgtctactatatatctctaacaagcATAGAATAGGAATACCGAGAACATGAAGGTTACGTAGTTCAGCCTTGATGACTTACATCcgcggaggaatcccttaagggttACATTTTTATTGTagaagagtgtagtacaataacctatGTTACAATGAGccataacatgagtatatataggcgactaaaccttAGACTACTAATACAAGCAGGACTGGGCTTGGGTTTATTACATTGGATTAATATGTCTAATAAATATCTcaaacaccctccctcaaactcaaggcaaaagctcgatgaaggcttgaggttggataagtatgagaagatcacttggagatgccgtgaagaatgcctttgaagaaaccacaatgaaaaatgtgccaattgaccaattccagagcttcaaatgaagaaacagaGTCTGAAATTGGAATCTACGCAAAAAAACTAAGCAAGATAGgctattttggaaattttgacttttggtcaaaggtcaacgcaaaaagtcaaagtcaactggtccAGGCTCAAAGTCAACGGATACAAGGTCCGGGTCGGTTCTGGGTTTTCGGGTTGGGTCACGGATTAGGCAACGGAGCCCTGACATCATCCTATGACGTGTCGTTGACGTGGCCCCTAGGGCGTGCGTGGCATGCTGACGTGGAATGATGATGTCACCTGATGACATCAGCATCTGTTCTTCGGCGCGTGGAAGGCGCGTGACGATGTGTTCCGGCGCGTGGTGACGAGACAGATACCCAGGCGGCGCATTTGGGCTCGTGTGACCTTGTATGATTACCAGATTCTCAGGCTAAGTGGATCGGGGGACGACAAGGCCGTCTTGGCGACGTGTGTGGTTGAGATTCGAGCTGGGAGTCGAGAATCTTCGGCGGCGAGTGTGAGAGTTCCAGTAGCCGTTGTCCGTGCGTGGTGGCGCGTGTAGCTGCTATTGGAGGTCGGGTTCCTGAGTTTTGGTCGCGATATGCCGTGGAGCACATCTGTCTTGTTGGTTTCATTAGGCGAAGGCTTGATGTGCATAGATCTTATAAGGAGAGGCACGGATTGCTTGGTTGTTGGATTTTGACACAGCACAGAGCCATGGTGGCTGCGagatgccgtggagtctagatccaaCAGACAAACATGTGTGACTTTTGATGGTGATATGCacgtgagaatcttctttgcttgctaaagatgtttgtttgatgccaagatcGAAGTTTGGCTATAATACCATgtttgttaaatatattattagcaacgcgatgtgttataccatgttgcgTATACTAGAGTGGATGCAGAAGGAGAAACATAGAATAGGAACACCAAGAACACGAAGGTTACGTGATTCAGCCTTGACGACTTACATCCATGGAGGAATCCCTTAAAGGTTACATTTTTATTGTATAAGAGTGTGGTACAATAACCCTAGACTATAACATGagtatataggcgactaaaccctagactactagcaCAAACAGGACTGGACTTGGGTCTATTACATTGGgttaatatgtctaatatatatctctgaCAGTGTACATAGGCAAGGACAAGTCAAAGTGCCTTTGTGGGGGATTGCACCAAATGTCTTGAGTCTTACTGTAGTTAGCAGGGCAGAAATTGGTTGCAGTGATTTTGATAGTGCCAGCATTTTTAATGCATGATTGTGGAGCATTGACACACTGGAGCTCAAAACAAGCGCCGCAAGTGAGTCCGTTGTTGAAGAGTGCAGAGCTTAGGGCTGCTGTACTGAGGCCGTACCCTTGATCAAAAAGATTACCATACCCACAAGCTCCCTCTGTGGCATAAATCTTCAAGTTAGAAATCATAATTTTGACAGGTAATACTCATAACTCATCAATATATTTTTCATCCATTAGATGCACGTAAAGaactttatgaaacaatattgaaaatatagagattaaaatgaaacacttaaaatattaaagcaattttaaataaatatcaaatgtTGATGACAGAATATGCAATTTATCAGAGACAAAATTTACATGACTTTATTTATAATGTGAATAACAATTAAGAAGAGTTAGTATGCGGTAgtaaaagaaactaaaaatctATGTCACAGGCaacacacaaaataaatattataattgtaCGCTACCATTAAAAACTTAGGATTATAGCTAAATTCTATCATTCCTGCAACCCTAGTTATGACAATATAGTTATACTTACGCATGGTTTCGCTACCGGTCATGTCACCATAGAACGTTGCACGTGCATCGTACTGATTATTATCTATTTCCCCATCAATGGTGATTCTCCTGCTCATGGCTATCGCCAAAAGAGTCATGAATattatgcatgaaaacaagttttgagacctAGCCATGACTATATGATagataaagagagaagagagactACTGCATCTTTAAGTGAGGTCAAGAAGATGGTATTTATAGGCGGGAAATGGAAACAAATAAGGTAAACAAATATGACTTTGATTCTTATAGCAATACAACTGCAATAATAGTTGGAATTAATAATAAGGACTTTATgacagaaaaataaaacaaattaatgagAGACAATTCTTTTTACCCATGAAATCAGGCGAGTAGATAGCcccaaatgataaaaaattaaaggagaaaagaaaaaaagataaggagGATTTCCTTTATAGTTATCACACAAATTTGGCAAATATATATTGCAGAAGGCAGTTTAATTAGTCTAACTTGCTCTTATCATATATATTGTAACATATAAAAgttaaatttgagaaaaaagttttgattttgaaaccCTATCATTTTTTAAGCTATGCCAAGTGGCATAGATAACTttctgaaaaattgagaaatgtaataataaataaataaaactaaaactagttaaaaaaaaaaaaaaaaaaaaaaaaaactacgacTGAAAGACtttctataaaaaagaaatctacAACTATAAGAATTCTCAGCTAAAAAGATTATGTCTCAATATAATATAGGGAGAAGTAAAGAAAATGTTCAATTTTGTAAATCCttttcaacaaaagaaaaaattgtaaatccTACAATGTTACAGGTTTTGCTAAGTCGCATAGCTAGGGACGGACCTACATAAGGGCAAAGGGGGGCCATTGGCCCCTCCCCaccccaaaattaaaaaaaaaaaaaaatagtgtaaaaaaattaagatttgcccttaaaaaaaaaaatatatatatatatatatatatatgtaaagttgtgatttacaactatattttatgttggctttattccatgacaaagagtgttgtaattgctctaattttgttccttgtattttgtgagattttattgtattgggtttagtattaagtttgTGAAGACTtaagcttaaatgaagaatcagtggatttcgcgagaagctcgcgAGAAGCTACGCCGTGAAAGAGCAcgtgaggagcacatgactggaagctgaagagtcgtgccagactgtcgttttcgcgagtgtctcgtgGGTAAAGCCTTCCCACGAGACAGTCGCGAAACATTCTACCTAgaggatttttatgtgtgaattcctTACCCtttacccatactatatataccctcattacccacaaatgtaagtgAGGtcattcaaagagaaaaaccctagataggttttctacaacacacacacccatgtttttgagagagagccACTCATCTTTAGTGAGAATtaattgtagcctcttctccttccctctcccattatcataccttgagaggagatttgtacccaaacacactccacaccttttcagagtgtagtgagtgtttttggtgttattgggaagtattggaagatgccaaggttggcggatgcaacatggagcttgttatgggatccgaagagctagacaagacacggttccgaaaagccttgttggagtaggagcttggagggcttaggtacagagggtagattaggcttggagggtttctTGCTTACcaatgtatcccaactaattgtctagtggatcgattaccgcttggagggcggcagagaggttttttcgccaagttcttcagtttcctcttctataacacgtcttggtgttatctgtgtttgcatctctcttccctactcttgttcatttcattttactgctgtgttgctttaaatatggattagtGTAGTTCTCGTGCTTGTATGCTtgtgtttacactattccgcacttagtattaagttagtgtaaaatcaaccaagctgTAATTTgaattggaggtctaaacaagctcctgtgttttcacacatttcgagctttcaattggtatcaaagcgggtacacttgatttggtttcattatctaagtgtgatccttgaccccctgtgtttatttgccatggatagtgctttgtatgcttctatggatgctgttgattgtaacatgtcatgtgtttgtgaaaatgcctctatgagtgtttatcctcatgattgtgatgtCATGTTACATGattctatgggtgttgttgatattcctaacatcaaactcttgaagaaagatgctaagaagtttcaaaagaatttgagcaagttattttgtgaaaaggatgatttgattgctaagctcaatgaatccaataaattgattgaaaaatataagaaacttgctgaaaattctcttgaaaagctgaaagagtttgaatgtctgaatatggacttggatgctaaacttgttttgtctaacaaactagttgatgatcttaaatgtgaaaatgaatctcttaagatgcatgccaagtgtttgattgctgaacctgttgataaaaatgataataatatctgttgcaatcatgttgtgatacccaattttgtgcctattgtgtgttctacctcaaaagacaaatcggtgtacattcctccacataaaagaaatcaaaaggtggagagtaaggctgttaagtcaaagcctccgtttaggtctcaacctaaggctttggatgaaTCTAAGTTTGTTCTAACTTGCCACTATTGCAGTGTGatcggtcatataagacctcaatgctctaagttaaagagagaacaaaaccatgttattagatcccttcccaaaaagcctagtggatctaaacacattgtttgtcactattgtggtgcttttggtcatctaagatctcattgctctaagtttcaaactcttaaaagaattaaaagaaaagagaaacttgagcttcttggaagttgtgctaaaaaggataaaccggatttgagtgataatagcatgttgttaaagaaagtgtttaatgttCTTAattccttgtctatgtgcatctccggttctcattcttccaaccctcgtctcacttctcatgagacactcattccaaacaattgttctgtttggatgaggaagggttcctatggttgagcttttgctcctttggtctttgatctaattctttcgatttTTGTAGGACctttcatgcattagatgcttcattgtcatgcatttgtgcatcatgcatctctttatatgcattgtttttttttttttttttgatcttatttttatgtctttgttttgtgtgtgtaaaaatccaaaaccacataaaaagtgaaaaattcaaaaactttgatcgtatatgtttaaGCACTtttcacatgtgagtttggcctagtacttTTGTACTAATGacgtagtgcatttacgagcttaacTTATTATGTATGCgcatatatctttgtgggagaaattatgaaaactatgtgtgattgttgtaaatagatcttcaaacctGTCAtaaatgattggtcaatagtcttgatggtcttgatacttgcatagacttgtgcctatatctcttcccactttattttttatgtttttgctatagagctcaccaaatgtatatcttcaaatgaaaagagataatgagctgcaaaagcctgtcgcacatactagcaTTTAACTAGTAAAAAGGGAAATCGActtttgtattaaaatgtatggtgctcaaaaagccaaaggctaaatctaaaagttgaaatatcaaaaatttcaagcaccaatctcaaaaaaagatgtattgttcaaaaattgatcaaatattatgatttgtaaagaagctaaatgaaaagtttcaaagattttgtaatcatttttgtgggaggtcatatatgttcacttctataattgagataaaccacttgacttagtactagttgtatatgacttgattgaattgatcattgaaacttcattctagtctaaggactattccacacttgatccacacacacaacacacaagtctaatgttcaatgaatatctatttcatttgtgtgattgtacatgttcaaatgtgatatgTGTGCTCAACTATATGTGGATCAaactaaaaaga
This DNA window, taken from Quercus robur chromosome 2, dhQueRobu3.1, whole genome shotgun sequence, encodes the following:
- the LOC126714451 gene encoding expansin-A22-like — encoded protein: MTLLAIAMSRRITIDGEIDNNQYDARATFYGDMTGSETMQGACGYGNLFDQGYGLSTAALSSALFNNGLTCGACFELQCVNAPQSCIKNAGTIKITATNFCPANYSKTQDIWCNPPQRHFDLSLPMFTKIAQYKAGIVPFKYRRVPCTKQGGVKFQITGNPYFLLVLLYNVGGAGDISDVKVKGSNTDWIQMSRNWGQNWHTGTQLVGQSLSFQATTSDGKTLEFDNAAPPNWQFGQSYSATINF